The Roseiconus lacunae genome contains the following window.
GGCATTTTCGAATCCACGAACCGGGGCTTACCTGGCTCACAATTCGATCCCAATTCAGTTTGACGAAGAAGATTTCGATCAAGTGCTGACGGGTAACTTCGTCACGAAGGTGCTGTACCTGCCCGATCCCGATTTCCAAGGCCCCGCCTTGGCCGGTATCGATACCTTGGTCAGCACACGGCTTGATCCGGGCATCGACCCGATCGTCGAAGCCGACCGTCGTGGTTCGATCCTCGCGATCGTCCGCTTGGGTGACAAAGACATCGAAATGGCTGGAGCCGGTGGTATGACCGGCATGGCCCCGCCGATCGCTGGCTTGCCGGCGCCGTTCGCCCCGGCCTTGACCGACGGTTGCGGCCCCAACGGCGGAGTCTGCTCGACAACTCCGCCGCAATTGCCCGGTATGATCTCCGGTGTCAACGCACCTCAGTATGGCATGCCGATCAGTGGCACTCCGATCGGATTGCCCGGTCCGCCACACATCCCATTGGGATCGCCCGCGGGACTGAAGAAGCACGTGATGCGTAACCGCACCCCGATGCATCTGCCGCAACCGGTCGACAAGGTCAAGATGACCGTCCGTCACCAGCCCGGCTACAGCTATCCGAACCCGGTTAGCCGAGTCCGAGTCACCGAGCAAAACATCCATCCGGGTGTTCCGAATCATCCCGGCCTGATGCAACGAGCCAGTCAATCGGTTGATCCCGATTGCCAACCGTAGGCTCACGCGGGCTGAGTTGAGACTCAAAGCAACGTAGGCACGGACGACGTCGGCATCTGCTCCTCATCAGATGACCGGCGTCGTTTCATGTAGCAGCAACATAGACGAGCTAGTCGATCAATCTTTGCGAGACAATGAAACACTTCTTCTTCAACAAACGCTGGGAACACGCCGTCACGAGTTTCCGACTGTTGGCTGTTTCGTCCTGTCTAGCCCTGGTAGCCATGATGATGGCCTCGACGAGTGACGTGCTCGCCGCCGATCCATTGCCGATCAACAATGGTCACCCGCTGTATCACCGCATGCTGCCCCCGGGGGCGATCTGGGCCAGTCCCCATGCGACGCAAATGCAACAGTCGACCTTTCAACCGGTCGCCTTTTCCGGACCTGAAGGCACGAAGTTTTCGCTGCCCCTGGGCGCCGGCTTCGCCGAAGAAGAATCCGAATTGATGGCTGGCCTGATGGTCGGAGCCGTCTACCGGTTCCGTATAACGAACATCCCACAATCGGTCGGCGTCGAACTTTATCCGACCGTTGAATTGATCGGAAAGCTGAACCCGCCTCCGGGGAAAGAAACTCTGTTTCCGATCCCCATCAACCTCAGCGAATCCGATCTGCTGAACGCGTTGGACGGCAACTTGGTGACTCGCGTGATCTACCTGGAAGATCCACAAACGGCCGTCCCGCTAGCCAAAGAACGACAAGACGATCGCCCCATCGATATCCCGCTCGACCAAGACGCATTGGCAACCGCCGATTCACTCGGCCGCCCAATCGCGATCGTTCGACTGGGATCCAAAAGCCCTCCGCGAGTCGCCGAACTGCAACAAGCGTTTTACTTCGGGTATCCCTCTTGGGCTCCGATCTACCAAGACACATCAGTCCAAGAAACCGTCCTCGCGCCCTGATCGGCCCACATCGATCAGACGACGCTCCCGCGCTGATCATGACGCTACGGGCTCGCCCCAGACACCATTATTTTCTCAACAGCTTCGCAACCGACCATGAAACGCATCTCCGCATTCCATCGCTGCGTGACCAAGTTTGTTGCTCCCATCGCGATCGGATTGGGGGCCATCAGCGTCGGTTGCCAAACCTCATCGCAGTCCGCGAATCTTCGCCTACCGGGCACACCGGTCGCTTCCGATTCGTTGGCCCAAGCCATGGATCAACCGGGCGGTCGAAAGCCTGTCGGGGCCCTGGCGACTGCAATCAGTCCCCCGCCGCCGCAGAGCACTAACGTCACGTCAAGCTACGTCGGTGATGAACCGATCGCCCAAGTCGGCTTTGTCGATCGATTGCACCAACGGATCGCTTGTAATGCGGCGAACGGCGGCCAAGCGTGTGGTAGTTGCCAAACATGCGTCCCGACGTACGACGCGGCCATGTTGCAGCGGCGTGGCATCGACCCTCAAGAATGGCTGTGTAATGGTGGCGACCAGCCTCCTGCCGCGGCGTTGTTAGCCAGTGATCGCGTTGCCGGCGCGGAGCCACAAGATGCGATCGTGCACTACACCACCGAGGCAGGCGACATCAAAATTGCCGCCAGCAATCCGGTGTGCTTGTACTCGCCTCGCTTCGGTGCCGTCCGGCAAGTCTACTCCGCCGTCGCCGGCGAAAAATCGATCGGACTTGGCAAAACCTACCTGCCGGTCGGACCTGGTGGTGTCGGCCTTTCACAACCAAGCCTGGCAATCAACGACGTCGACGAACTTTCACATGCCAACGTCAGCAAACGAGTCGACGCGATGCGTGACCGAAATCGCGGCGTACCGGTGGAGAACATTGTCGGCCCTGTCTTCTTCGAAGATGTCTGGCAAGTCCTAGCCGCACTCGACCGACAAGCATTAATTCAACTGAACGAATCACAAATCGCCATCCTACAACGTGGTGCCGTCGCGGCTCAGTCATGGATGATTCGCGATGCAGTCGAAGTCATGATCGAATCGATGGCCCCACCGACGCTGATCCGCGATGCCGCCGTCGAAGGGTTCGTCGAATACGACTTCCCCGATGCGGGACGTCTTCAAGTCGTCAAGGTTGCCGACCGCGATCATGCGGTTCAAGGCGAAGAAGTGAACTTTGCGATCCATCTTCGCAACGTCGGTGACTCGCCCGTTGATCATATCGAACTGGTCGATAACCTCGTCGCTCGTTTGGAGTACGTTGCCGATTCTCAGAAGAGCGATCGTCCTGCCGAGTTCTCGAAGGCACTCAACGATGTCGGGTCTGAAACACTGACCTGGACACTGCGTGACGCCCTGCCGGTGGGTGAAACCATCACGATCGAGTTCACGTGTAAGGTTCGATAGCTTGTCGGCTGTGACATCGGTTTCGTTGCCGATGGCCGGCCGTCGTCCGACCAAGTAAACTAGCCTGCATCGACAACGGACTCGAAGAGTATCAGTTTCTAGGCATTCATCGTCGCGTTTCACTCCAAGTGCTTGGTTCCAGTTAAAAATACGGGTTAGAGTCATCAGCCGACGGGCGTTCGCCCCGGTCATTGCACCGAAACCGTGGCCAACGCCATGCGACTGATCTAAGATCGAGTTGAAACGAAGCACTCGGCTGTGGACTCATTAAAGTCGCCTTTCACTCCGCGAACGTCGCGTCCCTCGACGCAACTATTGCGGAGCATCAGGCGACGATGTGCCGCGAACGAGTCCGTTGGACCGAAATCAGATCCAACTTGGCAGGAACGTTTGTGGTGTTAAAAAAACAGCTCTTGGTACTGTTTCTCTTGTTCGGCTGCGTCACCGTTTCGTGTGATGCAGGTGCCGCGAAACCGAATGTGTTGATGATCGCCGTTGATGATTTGGCATGCACACTCGGCTGCTACGGGGACCCGCTCGCGAAAACACCACATCTTGATCGCCTGGCCGCGTCAGGTGTTTGTTTTTTAAACGCCTACAACCAATTACCACTGTGTAATCCGACGCGTGCGTCTTTGATGACCGGCCGCCGACCGGATCAAATCGGCGTCTATGATCTGGACCGTCACTTTCGTGACCAATTGCCTGATGTCGTGACCATTCCGCAGGCGTTTCAGAATGCCGGTTATTGGGCCGGACGAGTCGGCAAGATCTATCACTACAACGTCCCCGCATCGATCGGAACCGATGGCTTTGATGATCCGCCGTCGTGGAACCAAACCGTCAATCCGATCGGCCGTGACAAAGCGGACGAGCACTTGATCACCAACGCCGAGCCTCAGCGCAAGATCAGCGCGGCGCTGTCTTGGTTGGCCGCCGATGGACAAGACGAGGAACAAACCGATGGCATGGTCACAACCGAAGCGATCAAGCTGATGCGGCAACGGCGTGACCAACCGTTTTTTCTAGCCGTCGGATTCTTTCGACCCCATACACCGTATGTCGCGCCGAAGAAGTATTTCGATCTGTACCCGCTGGAGACCATTCGGCTGCCCTACTCACCGCCGAATGACCGCGATGATATTCCCGTCGCCGCGTTCGCCCACAACTGTCCCATTCCGAATTATGGATTGGATCCGCTGACGTTACGCCAAGCAACGCAGGCTTACTATGCATGTGTGTCGTTCGTTGACGCTCAAGTCGGTCGGCTGCTTGCGGCACTTGAAGAAAACGGACTGCGTGACAACACAATCGTGGTATTCTGGAGCGATCACGGCTATCACCTTGGCGAACATAACGGTGTTTGGCAAAAGCGGACCCTCTTCGAACAATGCGCCCGATCTCCGATGATCATCTCCGTGCCTGGAGCCGAGGGGAACGGACAGGCATGTCGCCGTGTGGTTGAATACGTTGATCTGTTCCCGACGCTCACCTCGGCGGCAAACGTTGCGGCACCGAATGAGCTGGCAGGGAATGACCTCGCGCCGCTGCTACATGATCCGCTCGCGACCTGGGATGAGGACGCAGTCACTCAAATACTTCGTCCGGCGGATGATCGCTTAGCAGACCCCGTAATGGGTTGTAGTATCCGAACTCAGCGATACCGATACACCGAATGGGCCGAGGGAACTGCCGGCGTCGAACTTTACGACCATCACGCCGATCCGATGGAGTTCGATAACCTGGCAATCGATCCGGATCAATCGCTTCAACGTGTGATGACAGATCTTTCACGGCGACTGAGCAAGAAGGCCAGTGGTAAAAGAACAACCGTCCCGGTGAACCCGGCACGGTTGTAGCGTTGAGCAGATGCTTCGTTTAAGTGAAATTGATCGGTCTTACGCAGCGATCTTCGCACCAGCTTGGTAATACGCCGCGATGCCTTCGACCACGCGATCCTGCTCGGCTTCGGTCAAGGTTGGGAAGATCGGCAGGTTCAAAACTTCCGCACAAGCTCGCTCGGTTTCCGGAAGCGATGCGGAATCAACCTTGAGGTGCGTGTAGCATTCTTGACGGTGAACCGGCACTGGATAATAGATTTCGCTACCGATGCCGCGCTCACCAAGGTGGCCGCGGAGGGAGTCTCGTCGGCCGCCGGCGACGCGGATGCCGAATTGATTCCAAACGTGAAATGCGTTCGGATCTACCGACGGCAATACGATTTGATCGGGTCCAACGAGACCGGCATCGCAAAGCAGGTTCATGTATCGGGCTGCGATCTGTTGGCGAGACTCCACGGCATCGTCTAAATGCCGAAGCTTGATCCGCAAGACCGCCGCTTGAAACGTATCCAGGCGGCTGTTGATTCCAACGGCCTGATGATAGTACCGCGGACGCATGCCATGGCCGGCCAATAATCGCAGGCGATCGGCAAAGGTCGCGTCGTTGCTGGTCAGCATGCCGCCGTCCCCCATCCCGCCAAGATTCTTGGTCGGATAAAAACTGAAACAACCCGCCAATCCCCAGCTGCCGGCGGGACGCGAGTGATAGGCCGCGCCGATCGCTTGTGCCGCATCTTCGATTACCGGAATGTCATGCTCGGTCGCAATTTGGCATATGCGATCGATCTGGGCACATTGACCAAACAAATGAACTGGAATGATCGCGCGTGTGTTATCGGTGATCGCATCGGCAACGCACTCGGGATCGACATTAAAGGTATCGGGGCAGATATCGACAAACACCGGGGTCGCCCCCAGTCGTGTGATGCAGCTTACCGAGGCAAAGAATGTAAAGCTGGGAACGATGACCTCGTCTCCCGGGCCGATGTCCAGTGCCATCAGCGACAGCAGCAGCGCGTCACTTCCCGAAGCACACCCGACCGCATGTTCGGCTTGGCTATGCGAAGCGACTTCTTTTTCAAGTTCAACGACATCCGGACCGAATAGAAATCGGCCACTGTCAACCACAGCGGTCAGTGCTTCAACAAATTCGTCGCGATGCGGTTCGTTATCGCGGTTGATATCCAATAGCGGCACTTGGGTCGAGCCAGTCATGGGAAAGCCTTCCTTGCTTTAAATCTGTAGGCATTGGGTGGTGTGTTAACCAAGGAGCTGGGGCAGGTCCGGTCCTCACGCCTTGATTTCACTGATTCTTTGCGGGGAATCGAGTGCTTGATACAGGGAAGGTGACGTGCAGGTCAAGAGAAATGCGGCATCGATTGCCCTCGACTTTCGACCTGCAGGAAGCGTCTGTCCGGGGCGAAGAATTGGCCGCTCGTCCAGTGCAATGAGCGATTAGCGGATCAAGAACAACACGTTGGCCATCTGATCGAGCCCCTCGCTAAGGCTGCCACTGTCGGCCGAACCGCCATTGGCAGGGCGACCGTCGACGGGATTGCGATTGCCAGACCGCATGGTATTCGGCATCCCAGCGTTGGCGGACATCCTGAGCTGCATCGGTTGGCCAGTCCCCATCGCCGAAACCATCGAAGCGGTCGCCGGCGTAATCGGTGCGAACTGACGATCGGCCAACTGGTTCTGCCATGCGGCAAACTGGTTCTCTGCCGAATCAGCCCCAACGAGTGGAATACCGCGACCTTCGTGTTGGATCCGCGTTGGGTCGGGGAGCCGGGCGGCATTGACCGCTTTCAAAATCGGCGCGTCATGACTTGCCGATAGCAAGCTGAACGAGACCGAATCGATCCGCCCCCGATCGCTTGCGAGGGTGTTGATCAGGCGGTCCAGTTTTTTCGCAGGCGATTCGAGCAGCAAAACACGCCCGTCCTGGGAAAGCTCGCCCGCCTCACTTTCGCCTCTCGCCGAGTCCGCCTCGACTGCGGCGGCAAGGGCAGCGTTGACGGGCCGTTCTTCGGTCAACTCGAACCTCAACGTCGATGTCGCTTCATCGAATGCATTTTCGGATCTCCCCGCGTCGGTCAGTTCGACTTTAACAACCATCAACATGTTCAGCGGGGCGACGGCCGTGGGTGTCTCGGCAGGAACAGTTCGAACGTCGGTCGGCTTTCGATCGTCCTTCGCGACCGATTCGCCGTCGGCGGAGGACGCGATCTGCGGTTCCGGCTCGGTCCCTCGAGGCGATTCGATCATCGAGTTGCCTCGATCGGCGGCGACGCCTTCAATCGCCGGCTCCGCCGTTTCACTCTCGCCGGAATCACTTTGTCGGCCGGGCTCCATCGTCTCGAAAGTAGCCCCATCCGGCGACACATCACCGCCAGCGGCCGCTGTGTGACCAACGGTATCGTTGCTAGCAATTGCTGACTCATCCGGCGTCGCGGTCACCTCTGGTTGAGACTGAGCGATCTGTTCGGCGTTGTGGACATCGGGTCGTTTCGGTGCGAAGAAGACGAACAACAGCGAGGCGGCCAATGCGACGAAGACGGCGGCAAGGACCGGTTGAATGCCCTTCGCGTGAGCGCGATTCGCTGGGGTGATGTCCGAGTTTCGCTCGGCGATCAAGAGCGGATGATTTTCGTCACCACCTTCCGATTTGACCCGATCGATCGCGGAGGCGACGACGGTTTCGGCGAAGTTATTTGGCAGTCGGTAGGGCGTCTGACGCCGCTGCGACGCCAGTTCGCGCAATCGATCACGCTGATCAACCAGCGATTGATACCGTTCGGCGACCGCCTGATCATCGGCGATCAACTGT
Protein-coding sequences here:
- a CDS encoding DegT/DnrJ/EryC1/StrS family aminotransferase, producing MTGSTQVPLLDINRDNEPHRDEFVEALTAVVDSGRFLFGPDVVELEKEVASHSQAEHAVGCASGSDALLLSLMALDIGPGDEVIVPSFTFFASVSCITRLGATPVFVDICPDTFNVDPECVADAITDNTRAIIPVHLFGQCAQIDRICQIATEHDIPVIEDAAQAIGAAYHSRPAGSWGLAGCFSFYPTKNLGGMGDGGMLTSNDATFADRLRLLAGHGMRPRYYHQAVGINSRLDTFQAAVLRIKLRHLDDAVESRQQIAARYMNLLCDAGLVGPDQIVLPSVDPNAFHVWNQFGIRVAGGRRDSLRGHLGERGIGSEIYYPVPVHRQECYTHLKVDSASLPETERACAEVLNLPIFPTLTEAEQDRVVEGIAAYYQAGAKIAA
- a CDS encoding sulfatase: MVLFLLFGCVTVSCDAGAAKPNVLMIAVDDLACTLGCYGDPLAKTPHLDRLAASGVCFLNAYNQLPLCNPTRASLMTGRRPDQIGVYDLDRHFRDQLPDVVTIPQAFQNAGYWAGRVGKIYHYNVPASIGTDGFDDPPSWNQTVNPIGRDKADEHLITNAEPQRKISAALSWLAADGQDEEQTDGMVTTEAIKLMRQRRDQPFFLAVGFFRPHTPYVAPKKYFDLYPLETIRLPYSPPNDRDDIPVAAFAHNCPIPNYGLDPLTLRQATQAYYACVSFVDAQVGRLLAALEENGLRDNTIVVFWSDHGYHLGEHNGVWQKRTLFEQCARSPMIISVPGAEGNGQACRRVVEYVDLFPTLTSAANVAAPNELAGNDLAPLLHDPLATWDEDAVTQILRPADDRLADPVMGCSIRTQRYRYTEWAEGTAGVELYDHHADPMEFDNLAIDPDQSLQRVMTDLSRRLSKKASGKRTTVPVNPARL
- a CDS encoding DUF11 domain-containing protein — its product is MKRISAFHRCVTKFVAPIAIGLGAISVGCQTSSQSANLRLPGTPVASDSLAQAMDQPGGRKPVGALATAISPPPPQSTNVTSSYVGDEPIAQVGFVDRLHQRIACNAANGGQACGSCQTCVPTYDAAMLQRRGIDPQEWLCNGGDQPPAAALLASDRVAGAEPQDAIVHYTTEAGDIKIAASNPVCLYSPRFGAVRQVYSAVAGEKSIGLGKTYLPVGPGGVGLSQPSLAINDVDELSHANVSKRVDAMRDRNRGVPVENIVGPVFFEDVWQVLAALDRQALIQLNESQIAILQRGAVAAQSWMIRDAVEVMIESMAPPTLIRDAAVEGFVEYDFPDAGRLQVVKVADRDHAVQGEEVNFAIHLRNVGDSPVDHIELVDNLVARLEYVADSQKSDRPAEFSKALNDVGSETLTWTLRDALPVGETITIEFTCKVR
- a CDS encoding anti-sigma factor family protein; translated protein: MALPNDLLDELLSAYLDGAASSDECARAEQLIADDQAVAERYQSLVDQRDRLRELASQRRQTPYRLPNNFAETVVASAIDRVKSEGGDENHPLLIAERNSDITPANRAHAKGIQPVLAAVFVALAASLLFVFFAPKRPDVHNAEQIAQSQPEVTATPDESAIASNDTVGHTAAAGGDVSPDGATFETMEPGRQSDSGESETAEPAIEGVAADRGNSMIESPRGTEPEPQIASSADGESVAKDDRKPTDVRTVPAETPTAVAPLNMLMVVKVELTDAGRSENAFDEATSTLRFELTEERPVNAALAAAVEADSARGESEAGELSQDGRVLLLESPAKKLDRLINTLASDRGRIDSVSFSLLSASHDAPILKAVNAARLPDPTRIQHEGRGIPLVGADSAENQFAAWQNQLADRQFAPITPATASMVSAMGTGQPMQLRMSANAGMPNTMRSGNRNPVDGRPANGGSADSGSLSEGLDQMANVLFLIR